The following proteins are encoded in a genomic region of Stegostoma tigrinum isolate sSteTig4 chromosome 10, sSteTig4.hap1, whole genome shotgun sequence:
- the LOC132210111 gene encoding probable G-protein coupled receptor 139 — protein MVEMHGTPKGLLFAIYYPVITAVGLPANIVVILIFSRGRCGLPRCLAHYLVSMAVTDLLVIITAVILNRITGIYFPFSFMSITPVCSLRIALICGSIDCSAWLTVAFTFDRFVSICCQNLKIKHCTNKTALWIIGIVCTMSYLRNIFWYFIFEPLYVIGNVPWFCVIKTTFYTSPAWVAYDLILVVFSPCLPFIVILLLNALTVRHIIVANRARRRLQPQRSGENQRDPEMEKRRKSIVLLFAISGSFIALYMLYFMTVVYVRIANVTYFTDSDFSDSTFILEENAYMLQFLCSSLNPFIYAGTQRKFREELKRGILYPFAMIVKFSN, from the exons ATGGTAGAAATGCACGGGACACCAAAAGGTCTGCTGTTTGCCATTTACTATCCCGTCATTACAGCTGTCGGGCTTCCAG CGAACATTGTAGTTATTCTAATCTTTTCTCGAGGAAGGTGTGGTCTGCCCAGATGTCTCGCTCATTACCTGGTGTCCATGGCAGTGACGGATCTATTGGTCATTATCACTGCTGTAATACTGAACCGGATCactggcatttatttcccattcagtTTCATGTCCATCACACCTGTTTGTAGCCTGCGGATTGCTTTAATATGTGGATCCATCGACTGTTCTGCCTGGTTAACAgttgctttcacctttgatcgatttgtgtccatttgttgccagaatttgaaaattaaacactGCACTAATAAAACAGCTCTGTGGATCATAGGAATCGTCTGCACAATGAGCTACTTAAGAAACATCTTCTGGTATTTTATATTTGAACCTCTGTACGTAATTGGCAATGTTCCTTGGTTCTGTGTTATCAAAACAACATTTTACACGTCACCAGCGTGGGTCGCATATGACTTGATTCTTGTGGTTTTTAGTCCTTGCCTGCCGTTCATTGTGATTTTGCTGCTCAATGCTCTCACTGTTAGGCATATTATAGTGGCTAACCGAGCTCGCAGAAGACTCCAGCCCCAGAGAAGTGGAGAAAATCAGAGAGATCCAGAGATGGAGAAACGGAGAAAGTCCATTGTTTTACTCTTTGCCATCTCTGGTAGCTTCATAGCATTATACATGTTATATTTTATGACCGTAGTCTATGTTCGCATTGCAAATGTGACTTACTTCACGGATTCTGATTTCAGTGACTCTACGTTTATTCTTGAAGAAAATGCATACATGCTTCAGTTTTTGTGTTCCAGTCTTAATCCATTTATTTATGCAGGAACCCAGCGTAAGTTCAGAGAGGAGCTAAAGAGGGGAATATTATATCCATTTGCTATGATTGTGAAATTCAGCAATTGA